The Microbacter sp. GSS18 genome has a segment encoding these proteins:
- the ureG gene encoding urease accessory protein UreG, translating into MPDITPSRALRLGVAGPVGTGKSSLIATICRALAAEIRIGVITNDIYTDEDARFLRSAGVLEPERIVAVETGACPHTAIRDDVTANLLAAEDLERAHAPLDMVVIESGGDNLTATFSPALVDAQIFVLDVAGGGDVARKGGPGIGRADLLVVNKTDLAPYVGVDVPQMVADATAARDGRPVLALSRTDAASVASLREWVLTVLAAHRAGSHVPQDPGPMAPHFHADEDGTGYLHTHEGSEDAHAHAADAHEHADHVHP; encoded by the coding sequence GTGCCTGACATCACACCATCCCGCGCCCTGCGTCTCGGCGTCGCCGGCCCCGTGGGCACCGGCAAGTCCTCACTCATCGCGACGATCTGCCGCGCCCTCGCCGCCGAGATCCGCATCGGGGTGATCACGAACGACATCTACACCGACGAGGACGCGCGCTTCCTGCGGTCCGCGGGCGTGCTCGAGCCCGAGCGCATCGTGGCGGTCGAGACGGGTGCGTGCCCGCACACCGCGATCCGCGACGACGTCACCGCCAACCTGCTGGCCGCGGAAGACCTCGAGCGCGCCCACGCGCCCCTCGACATGGTCGTGATCGAGTCGGGCGGCGACAACCTGACGGCGACCTTCTCCCCCGCGCTCGTCGACGCGCAGATCTTCGTGCTCGATGTCGCCGGCGGCGGCGACGTCGCCCGCAAGGGAGGGCCGGGGATCGGTCGCGCCGATCTGCTGGTGGTCAACAAGACCGACCTCGCCCCCTACGTCGGCGTCGACGTCCCGCAGATGGTCGCCGACGCGACGGCGGCACGCGACGGACGCCCGGTGCTGGCGCTCTCGCGCACCGATGCGGCATCCGTGGCCTCGCTGCGCGAATGGGTCCTGACGGTGCTGGCCGCCCACCGCGCGGGATCCCACGTGCCGCAGGACCCGGGCCCGATGGCACCGCACTTCCACGCCGACGAGGACGGCACCGGGTACCTCCACACGCATGAGGGCAGCGAGGATGCGCACGCCCACGCCGCGGATGCCCACGAGCACGCGGACCACGTCCACCCGTGA
- a CDS encoding urease accessory UreF family protein, translating to MPPLAPSTAALLLADARLPSGGHAHSAGVEPALMAGVAAHELPAFLRGRASTTTLVEAGTAVAARHAHTVGGDLDAVEAAWAARTPSRAQRDAARLLARGYLRVGTELLPGDAVIAQWRERPTPPPRPCVLGVLAAGLAMPPLELARLVVYEDMQAAAAAVLKLEPRDPLDLVGLVVTLCAEVEDDLIAISAITDPADIPSFTAPQSEMWAEAHARSSRRLFRA from the coding sequence ATGCCCCCGCTCGCCCCCTCGACGGCCGCCCTGCTGCTCGCCGATGCTCGACTGCCGTCGGGCGGTCACGCGCACTCGGCCGGCGTCGAGCCTGCGCTGATGGCGGGCGTCGCGGCCCACGAGCTGCCTGCGTTCCTGAGAGGCAGAGCGTCGACGACGACGCTCGTCGAAGCGGGGACCGCGGTTGCGGCGCGGCACGCGCACACCGTCGGCGGGGACCTCGACGCGGTCGAGGCGGCGTGGGCGGCGCGCACGCCGAGCCGCGCGCAGCGCGATGCCGCCCGGCTCCTGGCGCGCGGCTACCTGCGCGTCGGCACCGAACTGCTCCCGGGGGATGCGGTCATCGCGCAGTGGCGCGAGCGCCCGACCCCGCCGCCTCGGCCGTGCGTGCTGGGCGTCCTCGCCGCCGGCCTGGCGATGCCGCCGCTGGAGCTCGCGCGCCTCGTCGTCTACGAGGACATGCAGGCCGCGGCGGCGGCGGTCCTCAAGCTCGAGCCCCGCGATCCGCTCGATCTCGTCGGTCTCGTCGTCACCCTGTGCGCCGAGGTCGAGGACGATCTGATCGCGATCTCGGCGATCACCGACCCCGCCGACATCCCCTCGTTCACCGCGCCGCAGTCCGAAATGTGGGCAGAAGCCCACGCCCGATCCTCCAGGAGGCTCTTCCGTGCCTGA
- a CDS encoding urease subunit alpha, translating to MVRIDRERYAAIYGPTTGDQIRLGDTDLWIEVEDDLTVGGEEAVFGGGKSIRESMAQSTASRADGALDTVITNAVILDWWGIVRADVGIRDGRIAGIGRAGNPDIADGVDPRLVIGPSTDVISGEGKILTAGAIDSHVHLLSPSQIHEALATGITTIAGGGTGPSEGSKATTVTPGAWHLEQMHRSLDPLPVNVLLLGKGNTVSAAAFAEQALAGAAGYKVHEDWGSTPAAIDASLSAAEEWGLQVALHSDSLNEAGFVESSIAAMAGRSIHAFHVEGAGGGHAPDILSIAGLPYVIPGSTNPTLPHTVNTVAEHLDMLMVCHHLNPGVPEDLAFAESRIRATTIAAEDILHDMGAISITSSDAQAMGRIGEVVTRTWQVAHVMKHRRGPLGGGLPADNERARRYVAKYTVNPAVAHGIDGEVGSVEAGKLADLVLWDPRFFGFRPSVVVKGGGLVWGALGDPNASIPTPQPVLMRPAFADAIGGQLSVSFVAPAALDAGIEERLGLTRRLLPVQPTRHIGKADMRNNDALPDIDIRPDTFDISIDGEQVEPAPAATLPLAQLYQLF from the coding sequence ATGGTGCGCATCGACCGCGAGCGCTACGCCGCGATCTACGGCCCGACCACCGGTGATCAGATCCGCCTCGGCGACACCGATCTCTGGATCGAGGTCGAGGACGACCTGACCGTCGGCGGAGAGGAGGCCGTGTTCGGCGGCGGCAAGTCCATCCGCGAATCGATGGCCCAGAGCACCGCCTCCCGCGCCGACGGGGCGCTCGACACCGTCATCACGAACGCCGTGATCCTCGACTGGTGGGGGATCGTACGCGCCGACGTCGGCATCCGCGACGGCCGCATCGCCGGCATCGGGCGCGCCGGCAACCCGGACATCGCCGACGGGGTCGACCCGCGGCTCGTGATCGGACCGTCCACCGACGTGATCTCGGGCGAGGGCAAGATCCTGACGGCGGGAGCCATCGACTCCCACGTCCACCTCCTCTCGCCCTCGCAGATCCACGAAGCGCTCGCCACCGGCATCACCACGATCGCCGGCGGCGGGACGGGACCGTCCGAGGGCTCCAAGGCGACGACGGTGACCCCCGGCGCATGGCACCTCGAGCAGATGCATCGGTCGCTCGACCCGCTCCCGGTCAACGTCCTGCTGCTCGGCAAGGGGAACACCGTGTCGGCGGCCGCGTTCGCGGAGCAGGCGCTCGCCGGCGCCGCGGGCTACAAGGTGCACGAGGACTGGGGGTCGACGCCCGCGGCGATCGACGCCAGCCTGAGCGCCGCCGAGGAGTGGGGGCTGCAGGTCGCGCTGCACAGCGACTCGCTCAACGAGGCGGGATTCGTCGAATCCAGCATCGCCGCGATGGCCGGACGCAGCATCCACGCCTTCCACGTCGAGGGCGCCGGCGGCGGCCACGCACCCGACATCCTGTCGATCGCGGGCCTGCCCTACGTCATCCCCGGCTCGACCAACCCGACACTGCCCCACACCGTCAACACCGTCGCCGAGCACCTCGACATGCTCATGGTGTGTCACCACCTCAATCCGGGCGTCCCCGAGGACCTCGCCTTCGCCGAATCCCGCATCCGCGCCACCACGATCGCCGCCGAGGACATCCTCCACGACATGGGCGCGATCTCGATCACGTCGTCCGACGCCCAGGCGATGGGTCGGATCGGCGAGGTGGTCACACGCACGTGGCAGGTCGCCCACGTCATGAAGCACCGGCGCGGACCGCTCGGCGGCGGGCTTCCCGCCGACAACGAGCGCGCCCGCCGGTACGTGGCGAAGTACACGGTCAATCCGGCCGTGGCGCACGGCATCGACGGCGAGGTGGGATCGGTCGAGGCCGGCAAGCTCGCGGACCTCGTGCTGTGGGACCCGCGCTTCTTCGGATTCCGTCCGAGCGTGGTCGTCAAGGGCGGCGGACTGGTGTGGGGTGCGCTCGGGGACCCCAACGCCTCGATCCCGACGCCCCAGCCGGTGCTCATGCGCCCCGCGTTCGCCGACGCGATCGGCGGGCAGCTGTCGGTTTCGTTCGTGGCGCCGGCGGCACTGGACGCCGGCATCGAGGAGCGCCTCGGCCTCACGCGACGCCTGCTCCCGGTCCAGCCCACGCGGCACATCGGCAAAGCCGACATGCGCAACAACGACGCCCTGCCCGACATCGACATCCGTCCCGACACCTTCGACATCTCGATCGACGGCGAGCAGGTGGAGCCGGCGCCCGCCGCGACGCTCCCGCTGGCCCAGCTCTATCAGCTCTTCTGA
- the ureB gene encoding urease subunit beta encodes MASGSSSGPGAIRVRPGWIELNADRTDDERVELVILNTGDRPVQIGSHIHLPDVNAALQFDREAAIGARLDIPSGTSERFEPGVSKRVAAVSLRGRRRVPGIQVRTTGEGS; translated from the coding sequence ATGGCATCTGGATCATCGTCAGGACCCGGTGCCATCCGGGTCAGACCCGGATGGATCGAGCTGAACGCCGACCGCACCGACGACGAACGCGTGGAGCTGGTGATCCTCAACACGGGTGACCGGCCGGTGCAGATCGGCTCGCACATCCATCTGCCCGACGTGAACGCGGCGCTGCAGTTCGATCGCGAGGCGGCCATCGGCGCCCGGCTCGACATCCCCTCGGGCACGTCGGAGCGCTTCGAGCCCGGTGTCTCCAAGCGCGTCGCCGCGGTGTCGCTGCGCGGTCGCCGCCGCGTCCCGGGCATCCAGGTCCGCACGACGGGGGAGGGCAGCTGA
- a CDS encoding urease subunit gamma has translation MHLSPADTEKLLLAVAGMVARDRRDRGVKLNHPEAVALLSTWVIERARDGADVAHLMTEGRTVLGRDDVMDGVADMLADVQVEATFPDGRKLVTLHHPID, from the coding sequence ATGCACCTGTCACCCGCCGACACCGAGAAGCTGCTGCTGGCGGTCGCAGGCATGGTCGCGCGCGACCGGCGGGACCGCGGCGTCAAGCTCAACCACCCCGAGGCGGTCGCCCTGCTGTCCACGTGGGTCATCGAGCGCGCGCGCGACGGCGCCGATGTCGCCCACCTGATGACCGAGGGCCGCACCGTCCTGGGGCGCGACGACGTGATGGACGGCGTCGCCGACATGCTCGCCGACGTCCAGGTCGAGGCGACGTTCCCGGACGGACGCAAGCTGGTCACCCTCCACCACCCGATCGACTGA
- a CDS encoding YigZ family protein: MSRSYPATIAGGVERELIVRKSRFIARIEHVGSVEEADAVITAVRKQHWDANHNCTAMVTGLQADQARSSDDGEPSGTAGIPMLEVLRRREVTDVVAVVTRYFGGVKLGAGGLVRAYSTAVSDALDEARLVHRLALTQVRVDVPHADAGRFDNLLRDWAHRSGATMGEPAYGASATLEVWAPAEAVPALRGEVAAASGGAVGIVVGGERVVDVAD; encoded by the coding sequence GTGAGCCGCTCGTACCCCGCCACCATCGCCGGCGGCGTGGAACGCGAACTCATCGTGCGCAAGTCGCGGTTCATCGCCCGGATCGAGCATGTCGGCTCGGTGGAGGAGGCGGATGCCGTCATCACCGCCGTGCGCAAGCAGCACTGGGACGCCAACCACAACTGCACCGCGATGGTCACCGGTCTGCAGGCCGACCAGGCCCGCTCATCCGACGACGGCGAACCGTCGGGCACCGCCGGCATCCCCATGCTCGAAGTGCTGCGGCGGCGCGAGGTGACGGATGTCGTCGCCGTCGTGACGCGCTACTTCGGGGGCGTCAAGCTCGGCGCCGGGGGACTCGTCCGGGCCTATTCGACGGCCGTGTCGGATGCGCTCGACGAAGCGCGGCTCGTGCACCGTCTCGCCTTGACGCAGGTGCGGGTGGACGTCCCGCACGCCGACGCCGGCCGATTCGACAACCTCCTGCGCGACTGGGCGCACCGCTCCGGCGCGACGATGGGCGAGCCCGCGTACGGCGCATCGGCGACCCTCGAGGTCTGGGCCCCGGCCGAGGCGGTCCCTGCGCTGCGCGGCGAGGTCGCGGCCGCATCGGGCGGAGCCGTCGGCATCGTCGTGGGCGGCGAGCGCGTCGTCGACGTCGCCGACTGA
- a CDS encoding Lrp/AsnC family transcriptional regulator, translating into MEDSLDPVDERIVDLLSRDGRMTNAALADTLGVAPSTAHARVRSLVDRGVITGFHAALDQRALGRGLQAVIGVTLRPGARQESIRSFTHDMRSVPEVIQVFFLGGADDFLVHIAVEDSTGVRKFVVDHLSARTSVASTRTSLIFEYHHNVVVADFD; encoded by the coding sequence ATGGAAGACAGCCTGGACCCTGTGGACGAACGCATCGTCGACCTGCTCTCGCGCGACGGGCGGATGACCAACGCCGCGCTGGCCGACACCCTCGGGGTTGCCCCGTCCACGGCGCATGCGCGCGTCCGCTCGCTGGTCGACCGCGGCGTCATCACCGGCTTCCACGCCGCGCTCGATCAGCGCGCGCTCGGCCGTGGGCTTCAGGCGGTGATCGGCGTGACGCTCCGCCCCGGAGCCCGGCAGGAGAGCATCCGCTCGTTCACCCACGACATGCGGAGCGTCCCCGAGGTGATCCAGGTGTTCTTCCTCGGCGGTGCGGACGACTTCCTCGTGCACATCGCCGTCGAGGACTCCACCGGCGTGCGCAAGTTCGTCGTCGACCACCTCTCCGCGCGCACGAGCGTCGCCTCGACCCGCACGAGCCTCATCTTCGAATACCACCACAACGTCGTCGTCGCCGACTTCGATTAG
- the ald gene encoding alanine dehydrogenase produces the protein MRIGIPTEIKNNENRVSMTPAAVDALVRRGHVVTVQTGAGTGSAFSDDAYVLAGARLADSAEETWAESEMVVKVKEPIAAEYGFLRDDLTLFTYLHLAADRPLTDALIAGGTTAIAYETVQTPDRALPLLAPMSEVAGRLSIAVGANALLSPAGGRGMLLGGVPGTPKAKVVVIGGGVAGEHAAANALGLGANVTIIDISVPKLRALEARFGGAIQTRYSTPYEIADQLADADLVVGSVLIPGAAAPKLVTDDMVAAMKPGSVLVDIAIDQGGCFEGSRPTTHDDPTFAVHQSLYYCVANMPGAAPHTSTRALGNATLPYVTAIADKGWDAAAAADEALARGLNVRAGRVVNDGVRAAFGF, from the coding sequence ATGCGGATCGGCATCCCCACCGAGATCAAGAACAACGAGAACCGGGTCTCGATGACCCCGGCCGCCGTCGACGCGCTGGTGCGTCGCGGGCACGTGGTGACGGTGCAGACAGGCGCCGGCACCGGGAGCGCGTTCTCCGATGACGCCTACGTGCTCGCCGGCGCGCGCCTGGCGGATTCCGCCGAGGAGACCTGGGCGGAATCCGAGATGGTCGTGAAGGTGAAGGAGCCGATCGCCGCCGAGTACGGCTTCCTGCGTGATGACCTCACGCTGTTCACGTATCTCCACCTCGCCGCCGACCGGCCCCTGACGGATGCGCTCATCGCGGGCGGCACGACGGCGATCGCCTACGAGACGGTCCAGACACCGGATCGGGCGCTGCCCCTGCTGGCGCCGATGAGCGAGGTCGCTGGGCGCCTGTCGATCGCGGTCGGCGCGAACGCCCTGCTGAGTCCTGCCGGCGGTCGCGGGATGCTGCTGGGCGGGGTTCCCGGGACGCCGAAGGCCAAGGTCGTGGTGATCGGCGGGGGCGTCGCCGGCGAGCACGCCGCGGCGAACGCGCTCGGGCTCGGCGCGAACGTGACGATCATCGACATCTCGGTGCCGAAGCTCCGCGCGCTCGAGGCGCGCTTCGGCGGCGCCATCCAGACGCGCTACTCGACCCCGTACGAGATCGCGGACCAGCTCGCCGACGCCGATCTCGTCGTCGGGTCGGTGCTGATCCCGGGGGCCGCGGCGCCCAAGCTCGTGACCGACGACATGGTCGCCGCGATGAAGCCGGGATCCGTGCTCGTGGACATCGCGATCGACCAGGGCGGATGCTTCGAGGGCTCGCGCCCGACGACGCACGACGACCCGACGTTCGCGGTGCACCAGTCGCTCTATTACTGCGTGGCCAACATGCCCGGTGCCGCACCGCACACCTCCACGCGAGCGCTCGGCAACGCCACGCTGCCCTACGTCACGGCGATCGCCGACAAGGGCTGGGACGCCGCGGCCGCCGCCGACGAGGCACTCGCCCGTGGGCTGAACGTCCGCGCGGGTCGCGTCGTGAACGACGGGGTGCGCGCGGCCTTCGGGTTCTGA
- a CDS encoding C45 family autoproteolytic acyltransferase/hydrolase: MAHHDTLPRVRVSGGPAERGRAYGEAARRQVNASREGYERAFARSGMPWREAVEYARRYGDAIASAFPEAISEMEGIAAGAGLPFDDVLAMNCRTEIMWDLAQRRSLSLRGECTSFGLAPEATENGHTWVGQNWDWLVHATDSIVVLEVERDNAPNYLTLVEAGLLGKATLNAAGIGIAVNTLITDRDRDTRGVPFHVVLRMLADIEHVSDAVELLAGVRRASSGNYLVGAAGGAVLDIECEPGGVAGVHPIAPVRGRIAHTNHFVAATRGVDLAPPGARGHLCAPPADARSPRRSPGALDRRRPSGPFGPHRRAQRDLLSPGPPFGSRVAVDHGGGARDGPRGPRPPPLSRVAVPGATGPVRAGRSSRRRGVTGAQGAAHTRALGGIHRGTELASACVSESSGHARTPLLTCPGADKVSRNGRPPALRVSGRRSGAP; encoded by the coding sequence ATGGCCCATCACGACACGCTTCCGCGAGTGCGGGTGTCGGGCGGACCGGCCGAGCGCGGACGCGCGTACGGCGAGGCGGCGCGGCGCCAGGTGAACGCGAGCCGGGAGGGGTATGAACGGGCCTTCGCGCGCTCGGGAATGCCCTGGCGCGAAGCCGTCGAGTACGCCCGCCGGTATGGCGACGCGATCGCCTCCGCGTTCCCCGAGGCGATCTCCGAGATGGAGGGGATCGCCGCCGGAGCCGGGCTGCCGTTCGACGACGTCCTCGCGATGAACTGCCGCACCGAGATCATGTGGGATCTCGCGCAGCGCCGCTCGTTGAGCCTGCGTGGCGAATGCACGTCGTTCGGTCTGGCTCCCGAGGCGACCGAGAACGGCCACACCTGGGTCGGGCAGAACTGGGACTGGCTCGTCCACGCCACAGACAGCATCGTCGTCCTCGAGGTCGAGCGGGACAACGCCCCGAACTACCTCACGCTGGTGGAGGCAGGCCTTCTCGGCAAGGCCACGCTGAACGCCGCGGGGATCGGGATCGCCGTCAACACGCTCATCACCGACCGCGACCGTGACACCCGCGGGGTGCCATTCCACGTCGTGCTGCGGATGCTCGCCGACATCGAGCATGTCTCCGACGCCGTGGAGCTGCTGGCGGGAGTCCGTCGGGCCTCCTCCGGCAACTACCTCGTGGGCGCGGCGGGCGGAGCCGTGCTCGACATCGAATGCGAGCCGGGTGGTGTCGCCGGCGTCCATCCGATCGCGCCGGTGCGCGGTCGCATCGCCCACACCAACCACTTCGTCGCGGCCACGCGCGGCGTGGACCTCGCCCCCCCTGGAGCTCGGGGACACCTATGTGCGCCTCCAGCGGATGCGCGATCACCTCGACGCTCACCCGGTGCTCTCGATCGGCGACGTCCATCAGGCCCTTTCGGACCACACCGACGGGCCCAGCGCGATCTGCTGTCACCCGGACCCCCGTTCGGATCCCGCGTCGCAGTGGACCACGGTGGTGGGGCTCGTGATGGACCTCGAGGACCGCGCCCTCCACCTCTCTCACGGGTCGCCGTGCCGGGGGCGACTGGCCCCGTACGAGCTGGACGGTCTTCTCGCCGGCGCGGTGTGACCGGCGCGCAGGGAGCGGCGCACACGCGGGCGCTCGGCGGCATCCACCGCGGAACAGAACTCGCGTCCGCGTGCGTTTCCGAGAGCTCCGGCCACGCGCGCACCCCCTTGTTGACATGTCCCGGCGCCGATAAGGTCTCGCGCAACGGCCGCCCGCCTGCGTTGCGCGTGAGCGGTCGTCGATCCGGAGCACCATGA
- a CDS encoding AI-2E family transporter: protein MTASPVAGSSQTPGGADASRSRADADAMRGRRRSALLRTLPSHPLRTGFAVTIGVVLAIALAIAFASMSTVVMSVTLAMFLALGMEPAVQVLGRRGVPRPWGITIVTLAFLVLVAAIVLTVVPALIDQIVELIESAPAALAAIERTEWFRSLDDRTLIDLGRTLDSAWNSLTSLSAFLAIAGGVAEAGVGIVGVISSSMIVVVLTLYFVASLPAMKTAAASLLPSYRRPGFLTLTEEITASVGGVVAGGITLATLNAIVVLILQLLVGSPVAALLAIGAFFITLVPLIGSVLFLIVGTIASLFLGPTAALVFGIGYLIYMQFEAYWITPRIMGRAVAVPGVLVIIGAMVGATLFGLLGALVAIPVTASILIIIRRVVVPAQDRRTEPDED from the coding sequence ATGACCGCATCGCCCGTGGCAGGCTCGTCGCAGACGCCGGGCGGAGCAGACGCCTCGCGGTCGCGCGCCGATGCCGACGCGATGCGCGGGCGCCGGCGCTCCGCCCTTCTGCGGACGCTGCCGAGCCATCCCCTCCGGACCGGGTTCGCCGTGACCATCGGAGTCGTCCTGGCGATCGCGCTGGCGATCGCCTTCGCGTCGATGTCGACAGTCGTCATGTCGGTGACGCTGGCGATGTTCCTCGCGCTCGGGATGGAGCCGGCGGTGCAGGTACTCGGCCGGCGGGGCGTGCCGCGCCCGTGGGGGATCACGATCGTCACGCTGGCGTTCCTCGTCCTGGTCGCAGCGATCGTGCTGACGGTGGTGCCCGCGCTGATCGACCAGATCGTCGAGCTGATCGAGTCGGCGCCCGCCGCCCTCGCCGCGATCGAGCGCACCGAGTGGTTCCGCTCTCTCGACGATCGCACGCTCATCGATCTGGGTCGCACGCTCGACAGCGCCTGGAACTCGCTGACGAGCCTCTCGGCCTTCCTGGCCATCGCCGGGGGCGTGGCCGAGGCCGGAGTCGGCATCGTCGGCGTCATCTCGAGCAGCATGATCGTCGTCGTGCTGACGCTGTACTTCGTGGCCTCGCTGCCCGCGATGAAGACGGCTGCAGCCTCGCTCCTGCCTTCGTATCGCCGCCCAGGATTCCTGACGCTCACCGAGGAGATCACGGCGTCGGTGGGCGGTGTCGTCGCGGGTGGCATCACGCTGGCGACGCTCAACGCGATCGTCGTGCTGATCCTGCAGCTCCTGGTGGGGTCGCCCGTCGCCGCGCTCCTGGCGATCGGAGCGTTCTTCATCACGCTGGTCCCGCTCATCGGGTCGGTGCTGTTCCTCATCGTCGGAACGATCGCGTCGCTGTTCCTGGGTCCGACAGCCGCTCTCGTGTTCGGCATCGGGTATCTCATCTACATGCAGTTCGAGGCGTACTGGATCACGCCGCGCATCATGGGTCGCGCGGTGGCCGTCCCCGGCGTGCTCGTGATCATCGGCGCGATGGTCGGCGCCACCCTCTTCGGGCTCCTCGGCGCGCTCGTGGCCATCCCCGTCACGGCCTCGATCCTGATCATCATCCGGCGCGTGGTGGTCCCGGCCCAGGACCGACGGACCGAGCCGGACGAGGACTGA
- a CDS encoding serine hydrolase, whose product MPTDPYATAADLGLMQGFPPAPERRVTRTNALMTPPFNRWSYQHMRTIYPSAPIRRGDVPIPLAVSIDDRIGDLAVRGVDGEAADLVEVLRTTYTDALVVVTRDHIVHESYMNGMTADQPHQMMSVTKSFAGLLGLMAVDDGALREDEAMTAVVPELASASAFADATFGHVLDMVNSMDFDEDYADPHSAIIRYGQTLGWLQAPADAYPADSVYDFLVSLEHDPAHAHGDVFHYQTPKTDALNWATNRATGTSFQDHLSDALWSRLGTDGDTYVLLDRNGTLVAGGGLNAGPRNLARFAMMMLNGGAVDGDQIVPRRVIDTIAAGASREAFAAGPDATGPLSGGDWSYRAQWWVRHTPGREAFTAMGIHGQWIYIDITRGVAVVKQSSQPVSLDLAMDQVNLDLIDAIIDLVAS is encoded by the coding sequence ATGCCCACGGACCCGTACGCCACCGCCGCCGACCTCGGGCTGATGCAGGGCTTCCCGCCCGCGCCCGAGAGGCGCGTCACGAGGACCAACGCGCTCATGACCCCGCCGTTCAACCGGTGGTCGTACCAGCACATGCGCACGATCTACCCGTCCGCCCCGATCCGCCGCGGCGACGTGCCGATCCCGCTCGCCGTGTCGATCGACGATCGCATCGGCGACCTGGCGGTCCGCGGGGTGGACGGCGAGGCGGCCGATCTCGTCGAGGTGCTGCGGACGACGTACACGGATGCCCTGGTGGTCGTCACGCGCGATCACATCGTGCACGAGAGCTATATGAACGGGATGACCGCCGACCAGCCCCACCAGATGATGTCGGTGACGAAGTCGTTCGCGGGGCTCCTCGGCCTGATGGCCGTCGACGACGGCGCCCTGCGCGAGGACGAGGCGATGACCGCGGTCGTGCCCGAACTGGCGTCTGCATCGGCGTTCGCCGACGCGACGTTCGGGCATGTGCTCGACATGGTCAACTCCATGGACTTCGATGAGGACTACGCCGATCCGCATTCGGCGATCATCCGATACGGGCAGACCCTCGGATGGCTCCAGGCCCCCGCCGACGCGTACCCCGCCGACAGCGTCTACGACTTCCTCGTCTCACTGGAGCACGATCCGGCGCACGCGCACGGCGACGTCTTCCACTACCAGACGCCGAAGACGGATGCCCTGAACTGGGCGACCAACCGGGCGACCGGAACCTCGTTCCAGGATCACCTCTCGGATGCCCTGTGGTCGCGGCTCGGAACCGACGGCGACACGTACGTGCTGCTGGACCGCAACGGCACGCTCGTGGCCGGCGGCGGTCTCAACGCCGGCCCGCGGAACCTCGCGCGCTTCGCGATGATGATGCTCAACGGCGGCGCGGTCGACGGGGACCAGATCGTCCCGCGCCGTGTGATCGACACGATCGCCGCCGGCGCCAGCCGGGAGGCGTTCGCGGCCGGCCCCGATGCGACGGGACCGCTCTCGGGGGGCGACTGGAGCTACCGCGCCCAGTGGTGGGTGCGCCACACACCCGGACGCGAGGCGTTCACCGCGATGGGCATCCACGGGCAGTGGATCTACATCGACATCACCCGGGGTGTCGCGGTCGTCAAGCAGTCCTCGCAGCCGGTGTCCCTCGACCTCGCCATGGACCAGGTCAACCTGGACCTCATCGACGCGATCATCGATCTGGTGGCGTCATGA
- a CDS encoding TIGR03618 family F420-dependent PPOX class oxidoreductase, with product MQLTEAGTAFVTDRHLATLSTIAPSGLIHAVAVGFTIDDGIVRIITSDGSQKVRNVERDGRATVAQVSGPAWLSIAGHAVIERGADAVALAEALYTARYRPPRVNPRRVVIRLTPGRVLASAGLVAR from the coding sequence ATGCAGCTGACCGAGGCGGGCACCGCCTTCGTGACCGACCGACACCTCGCGACCCTCTCCACGATCGCGCCGTCGGGCCTCATCCACGCCGTCGCCGTGGGGTTCACCATCGACGACGGCATCGTGCGGATCATCACGAGCGACGGCTCGCAGAAGGTGCGCAATGTCGAGCGCGACGGTCGGGCGACCGTCGCCCAGGTGTCGGGGCCGGCATGGCTGAGCATCGCGGGACACGCGGTGATCGAGCGGGGCGCGGATGCCGTCGCCCTCGCGGAGGCGCTGTACACCGCCCGCTACCGCCCGCCGCGTGTGAACCCCCGGCGCGTGGTCATCCGGCTGACGCCCGGACGCGTCCTGGCGTCGGCGGGGCTCGTCGCCCGCTGA